The Carassius auratus strain Wakin chromosome 30, ASM336829v1, whole genome shotgun sequence region aaaaaataaaaataaaaaaaaataaacacattttgtgtgcCGATGCAAATGGTAAACGCTCCAACAGTCCACGGTGGGAAGGTTGCCAAATGCATGATTCAACTGACCAAATTATTCAACAAGGACAAAATAAAGTGGTCCCCTTATCAGAAAACAGAGAAATCCAATCAAAGATCTTGTAGAGAGATTAGCGAGGAAGGAATATCTACAAGGACTCCATTTGGACACACCAGGTCTACCGATTCTCAAAGCTGATCTTACATGTGAACTGCTTCATTTGGTGAAGGCGGCCACCACGGCCCACAGCAGATCATTGGTGTTGTTCTTCATGCTCTCGCCCTCAGGCTCCAGGTCCAGCAGCTGCCGTACTCTCTTCATGGCCAGATCATACTGGTCATCCAGCAGTGGGGCGAACGCGTTCTCTAGTACGTCAGAGGAATGGGCGAGGAATATAAGGGCCAGAATACGCTTGTCCATTCGGTGAGGGTCATTCACCCACTTGTCCAATACGGCCTCCTGCACCTTCTTAATAAtgcgctgcttaatattattattggtaaGGGGGTGTGTAGTCATGTCGAATAGAAGAAAGTTTTGTTTCTCGGTGGTGAGGACGCCCTTCTCTACCAGGTTCTTAGCCAGGCGCTCTCGAACGTTACGCAGCTGATAGTGAAGCTTCAATGGGTTCCATGTCTCACCTGCAAAAGACAAGCACTTTTAGTACCAAACACACTTACATTCACTTcatctgacacagacagagattaAACTAAATCTCTCATAGTCAAAATGaccactaaaatataaaataaatcaggcATAAGATGTACAGCTCCCATGAGGCCTgtatttttgtgacatttcattGTAAAGGAAAGAGATTAAATTGAACAAATGAAGCCTGACTGCATCTTGTACAGGTGTTGTCAACGTTTGAATGAGGAATTTATAAAatcagaaatgtaaataaaataatttttcataactATTCAGACAATGCCAGCACAAGGTAAGATCAGATACGAACGCATTCCTTGATTGGGCCACACTGTTCttgaaaataccttttttttctgtgtgatgGCTAGACAGCTAGACATATAATTACATacagtacaataaataaaataattagaatgaTTAAGGACTGCAGTGCACCATTATTAAACTCCCAGTTGATATCAATAAGCTTGTCACATTTAAATGATGGCTGATAACTAATAATTGGCCAATATATTGATTCTACACTACTAtgcctaaattaaaaaaaattaaatggcaaAAATGCAAGTGAATTCAGGCATAACAACATTACAATGTGCAGTGTGGGCATTCATTTTAAGATTTGTTAAAGATTGCATTTAACACTGGCattacattattaatgtttttaattatttaattttgagattaagaaacttaaaaacaaataaaaaatggtcATGCACAAATAAATACCCAATATCAAGCAATTTAAAAAGATATCATTGCATTATGCATCATTATGCTAGTTTTCAAGTAATCACTTTTTTAGTGTAGTCCCATTTATTGATAGCTGCTCCTACAGGATTATTACgttatatagttttttaatagtttttctttAAGATTTTAGCAGCTTGCATTCTTGTCGCTGACATTAATTTTGAATGCAGAAGTCATGCAACAGTTCCTCGAGCGAGTACCACCAACCGACATTTGGTCGGCCCCTGTGCTGAAGCAGAGAAGCACAGACATCTCAGGATCAAAGCAGACTGTGGTAGAGCATTTGCTAGTCATCATCGTGCAGTAATTTATGGCTGTGATCTAATTCTGAGCACATTTTTATACACTTTCTAGACGAAGACGGCAGCTCCTTCTCTCAGATGCTTTGATCTCACCCTTTGACCCTTTGGCTCACCATGCTGAGACATTTCCAAATGAGCTCATAGGTAACAGAAATCGCTCTCAAAATCCACACTCTGGACACAAGAGAGTCTGGATCCCGCATTTTTATGTGCACCAGGCACAGTACATTTGGAGGGTAGCAATGGTTAAAATGATCCAATTTAATACAAAGTCATGTAATCTAattacactactattcaaaagtttggggccagtaagATCTTGATTCTTGaatagaaattaatgcttttactcagcaaggatgtgttgaattgatcaaaagaattttataatttaaaaaagattctAAATACGAATAAATACTGTTCATATCAACAATCAGTTtataaaataatcctgaaaaaaagtatcatggttcccacaaaaatattaaagtaacagttcacccaaaaaagaaaattactgtgtattctaggtgtatatgactttcttcttccagacagacttaaataaataaaaaaaaaataaaaaaaataaatgtgtggggtggtgttggcgcagtggataagacacatgcctttggtgtgagagacctgggttcgaatccactgtgagacaccgatgtgtccctgagcaagacacttaacccctagttgcttcagaggtgtgcaacctctgacatatatagcaattgtaagtggctctggataaaagtgtcagctaaatgaatgaatgtaaatgtaaataattgaaaAGTCTGAGAAACTCAAATGATCTGTGCAAACCTCACCACTGAGTAACTCTATCCAGCTCTGCACGGTTTCGGGCGGTTGAGTGTCTTTTATGTGTTTCAGAGCCTCATCCAACAGCACATCCCCCGTCGGAGCATCAGACTTACATataacctaaaaaaaatgtaaaaaaagagaagataCACGTCACTGAACACATTATAACACCCCAATGCACAAAGCACCACTAACATCAAGGCAGTGAACTCAAGAGGATAAAATCATGTGAAGGAGATGAACTACTTCAACTGAAGACCAAAGAGTTTTCCctcatatattaaatgtaatgcattttccAGGGACACATCTTAGCTAggtttaataataaaagttctCACTTACAACAGCCAACACCAACCGCAGAAAACAGCGTCCTGACACACAATTAACATCAAAGAGCTCCCTCTAGTGGTAGAAAGTGACCTACGCAATTGTAAATGTACTGACACCAGAGTCCTGAATCTTACCTTCCGGGCAAGTAGGCTTTTCCTCCTCATGCCACAGGCCTCCAGCTGCAATCTCCCTCTCAAGGCCAGCTCAATGAGCATGCAGCCCCGCAGGCCTGATGAAATGCAGTCATTCCAAAAGGAGGTGTAGCCCTtggacaaaaacaaaatgaagaaaGTCAGTATACATCTCCCATCGAAATGTAGAGCTCCAAAGTAACTAAAACTTCCAACTAATtgttttttgaacaaagaaaaatgtacaaatacagTTTACAAG contains the following coding sequences:
- the LOC113049141 gene encoding Golgi phosphoprotein 3-like; translated protein: MSTLTQRSSGLVQRRTEASRSAAAADRDRGSGDEDYEPRRGDEPDEDDTGDSKETRLTLMEEVLLLGLKDREGYTSFWNDCISSGLRGCMLIELALRGRLQLEACGMRRKSLLARKVICKSDAPTGDVLLDEALKHIKDTQPPETVQSWIELLSGETWNPLKLHYQLRNVRERLAKNLVEKGVLTTEKQNFLLFDMTTHPLTNNNIKQRIIKKVQEAVLDKWVNDPHRMDKRILALIFLAHSSDVLENAFAPLLDDQYDLAMKRVRQLLDLEPEGESMKNNTNDLLWAVVAAFTK